The Pleurodeles waltl isolate 20211129_DDA chromosome 7, aPleWal1.hap1.20221129, whole genome shotgun sequence genome includes a region encoding these proteins:
- the ZSWIM1 gene encoding zinc finger SWIM domain-containing protein 1, translating into MEQVVVKNLSGFEPGSLVVFGLNEKSELDSLYFQSNHMRKTFSQFPSILLFCRTHNDNGKALYTFFVDGPDVQLDADLMKVIHFAVPKNEFDDGLSHMYTAFKKFNPDWCKIKAILVDPLFTGTASLMQAFPSIDVVPSAFHIFKYMQQKINQMDLNTLDKSRLLEFLKCTMYSPTASNLKNTYDELKQFLSPELFLQLNPHWLLTDGIWDVHCWKNASENTRYFQGLEIACQDVYQIFTSNATLESSITSLAKHMRDCRLNVNSCNLVKSFAQNGLGSADTPSSSEDIAVQKTPAVKNSSGSVPQIGYGFTKQNVLPKVDSPLVEGQEPEDQVLHSLQNLCTLPAAKLIMKELAVALNKGQIVGSSGEKINVQVVDIGCVAPKNNLLLCTCLFSRNFQLPCRHVMAALKQNNKVLQKEMVNEMWYKEAPVHCDPNSLESDLHDILQSSWHASDDKFLTVKFLTDELTRLMTECADEEFECRYHTLRELADYWIGPYEQVKL; encoded by the coding sequence ATGGAGCAAGTGGTGGTTAAAAACCTGTCTGGCTTCGAGCCTGGATCCCTCGTGGTTTTTGGGTTGAATGAGAAATCTGAGCTTGACTCCTTGTATTTTCAAAGCAATCACATGAGGAAGACATTCAGTCAATTTCCAAGTATCTTACTTTTTTGTAGAACTCACAATGACAATGGCAAAGCCCTGTACACATTTTTTGTTGATGGTCCAGATGTGCAGTTGGATGCAGATCTTATGAAAGTGATCCATTTTGCAGTGCCCAAAAATGAATTTGATGATGGACTGAGCCATATGTATACAGCTTTTAAAAAGTTCAATCCCGACTGGTGCAAGATCAAAGCTATTCTAGTAGACCCCCTTTTCACagggactgcctccctcatgcaGGCATTCCCATCAATTGATGTTGTGCCATCTGCCTTTCACATTTTCAAGTACATGCAACAGAAGATTAACCAAATGGATTTGAATACCCTAGATAAATCAAGGCTGCTTGAGTTCTTAAAATGTACCATGTACTCGCCAACAGCAAGCAACCTCAAAAATACGTATGATGAGCTGAAACAGTTTCTTTCACCAGAACTGTTTCTTCAACTGAATCCTCACTGGCTGTTGACTGATGGAATATGGGATGTGCATTGTTGGAAGAATGCGTCAGAGAATACACGTTACTTTCAGGGCCTGGAAATTGCATGCCAAGATGTCTACCAGATTTTCACCAGTAATGCCACTTTGGAATCTAGTATCACCTCATTGGCTAAGCATATGAGGGATTGTCGACTAAATGTGAACTCTTGTAATCTTGTCAAATCCTTTGCTCAAAATGGTCTGGGAAGCGCTGACACCCCTTCGAGTAGTGAAGACATTGCAGTCCAGAAAACACCAGCAGTTAAAAACAGCTCAGGCTCTGTTCCTCAAATAGGATATGGgtttacaaaacaaaatgttctACCTAAAGTGGACAGTCCTCTAGTAGAAGGCCAAGAGCCCGAGGACCAAGTTCTACACTCCTTGCAGAATTTGTGCACTTTGCCAGCAGCCAAACTAATCATGAAGGAACTGGCAGTAGCCCTAAACAAAGGGCAAATAGTGGGCTCCTCAGGTGAAAAGATAAATGTTCAGGTTGTAGATATCGGTTGcgttgccccaaaaaacaaccttcTGCTCTGCACCTGCCTTTTCAGTAGGAATTTCCAGCTGCCCTGCCGTCATGTAATGGCTGCACTTAAACAGAATAACAAGGTCTTGCAGAAAGAAATGGTAAATGAGATGTGGTACAAAGAAGCTCCAGTGCATTGTGACCCAAACTCTCTTGAAAGTGACTTGCATGACATACTACAGAGTTCTTGGCATGCATCAGATGACAAGTTTCTCACAGTGAAGTTTCTTACTGACGAACTTACTCGACTGATGACGGAGTGCGCTGATGAGGAGTTTGAATGCAGATATCACACTTTGCGGGAACTTGCTGACTACTGGATTGGTCCCTATGAGCAGGTTAAATTATAA